TGAATTAAAACCAGTACATGAGATCATAAGCTAAATTAAAAGAAGAGTTCAGCTGGTTAATTCATAATTGCAAAGGGCACATCCACTAACAATAGCAGTTTTGGTGTTGGTGCTGTTTTTCTTCATTCATGAGGCAGGCTAATTCCTCCATCTTCCTCATCTTGACATCGTCGAGAACATTTCTAGCCCATTCGGAAAAGTAGGTCTGGTTATGGCCGATTAGGCCACTCTTAAAGATGGACATGCAGCGCCTGTCATCTTCGGGATAGGGACATTTTTCGCCATCAGGGTCTCGCCATGCGCCCTGGTGCTTCATCCCTGACCAGCTAGCAATCCAGTGGTAGACGTATTGCCCTACTCCAGCAAGTTTTAGCCATCCTTTGGGGAAGAATTCCAAGACGCTGCTGTTTCTATCCATCAAGAACATGTTCGTTAATTGTGCCCCATGTGGAGAGATTAAAATGTCTGTTGAACTCATCAGTTTCACCTgaacaaagaaggaaaaaaattttagaaattggCTTTAATTACAAGTATCATCATCAATACTGATCATGTCATGAGAAATTACAAAATTGAAGTCTGGCTTCGTCTACCAAAATTAATAATTTGGTAAAGGGATCACTTATTTCTACATTTCCTTTGCTTTCGGATGGGGTAGCCAACCGCATGTGAGGGGGAGTAACTTGAAAACTAATCAAATGGGAGTTCTTTAGTATTACTCTGCATTGGAAAATGAAGATATTACCAGCAATTTACAGCAGGGTTGACCATGCATGTATACATGAATACTTTGATTGTCAATTACGCATGCAATTATACCAAGAAAAGGACGTGGACAGCTGAATTTTGGTAAACAAGAGGTGATCCATTTATTCCAATTGGGACTACTTTCAGCCAAGGCAATCAAATATATTCCATTGAAAgagattccttttttttttctttttaaatatgGATAATGACTGGAAAAACCAACGCATGCCAAGGAAAGAAAGTCGAACCGCGTACCAAGATGCCCACATAGTCCCACCTTCACCTAATTATTTTCCACCGTTACTCCACTACACTATAGTAAGCATTATGTTGGATTCGGCAGGTTCGCATTATTCCGTAGACTACTAGCATCAAACAAGTATTAACTTCCCAAAAATTGCATGCAGctccatgaaaaatgacaagGATGaaccatttattttctttttcagattGCCAAGTTAAAATGAATGGGGatcaaaattgtagccttaGATACATAAAAATGCAAAATGAACGACGCTAACACCTTGCTCGCAACAAAAGAATAGAATTTAACGCAAAATTTAAACTAAGAATGCATACATAGACCGACCTGCTCACAGAATGTGAGATTATTGGAATAAGCAACCCTGAATCGGCAGGCCTCAACCTTGTTGCATTCCTTCTCAAAGATGGCAATAACAGCAGAAGGATTCCTGAATGATCTAGCTCCAGTCCTCATGAACATAGTCATTCCAATCACCGGTACACCCGCCTTTTCATCAACCTCGGCATTCCTCCCCTCTATGCTCACGTTGCAGTAAATCCTAGCCTTGCACCTCAGCAGATCATACACCTCAATTCTCCTCTGCCTCGACATCCCACCTTCATTGTGTCTCATCACCACCGCTTCCTCAAAACAAAATGGATTTTCATCATCATCGTCATCATTATTACCATGATCATCAGGCCCTCCTACCTCCTGATCATGAGTAAACCCTTCAATATAAAGCGGTTCGCCGAACGTAGCTTCCATTAAAGCCCTCAACCAGGGCCCCATTTTCATCCTCAGCTCACCCCAGTGGTACAAAACCCACCGCGTCGGCGCTGCACAACCGTTCTTGATATGCCACGCTACGAATGGCACCATGGCCGAGAGGCCGTGCCAAATGTTGTCGTAGTTGTAGTGGTTGTACGAGACGAAGGTGACCCCTTTCAGGAGGGTGGCATTGTGGGGTAGAGTATCAGGCCATGCAAGCGCATAGGAATTCCATGCACCCTCATGTGTATCTCGACCTTTGAGGCATAAAAGTCTTCCTTTTGATGCCTCTGATGGGAATTGTTGGTACTGGACTTCACCTTCCTCGTGTGTATCGTACATGGAGCTCATGAACCACGTGTGGCCTTGCTGGGCCGAGCTCGTGTAACGCAAGTCCTTTAGCGGGAGGAAAGTGACCGCGTCACGAAGCTTCGAGGCCGTGGATTCGAGATCTTGGGCGCAGTATTGCTTGGCTAAAGTTGATAAGTTTGTGTTGTTGATTACATTTTGCCATCTGCGCATGAATGTCCAGGAGTTTGTAGTCGGGGGCTGCGATGGGATCTGCAAGGATTGGATTTGGAAGAGAATGAGGAGGAAGGTGAAGGTGACTAGGAGGTAAATAGAGAGCTTTGGTGAGTAGTGAAGAAATTGTGAGATTTTACTGCTACTACTTGGGGTATGTTGCTTTGAGTAACGAGGTTTGTTGTTTAGGTTGGAGCTGGCGATTCTTTCTGGTTCTGAGGTTACTCCCTTAGCCATGGGGTTGGTGATCTTAAATCTTAATAAGATTTGGCAGAGGTGGAATTTAATTTGAAGCAGCAGATTGAGATGTTGAGGATATATGGTGCAGGTTTGATGCGGTCCTGATGATCAGCAGGATGTTGGGAACTAAAGTTCAGAAGCTTTTTGAGTAGAGAATGGTCCTCCTAAGAAGGGGAATCGTATGGTTTCTCTAAAGTTGCCAAAATGACGCAAAACTTTCAGTCTTGAAGAAATGGACAGAGATTATTACCAAAATCTAAAAGGGATCGGAGAgagaagtaagaaagtggaaagaaagaaaagtctaaTAAGGATTGTTTGAGATGATGAAATAGGAAATGAAGCTTAAAAAGTGTAAGCTAAACTAATATAGCTAGAaagcaacaaaacaaaaagcaGGGAGAGATTTCCTTAGGGTTCTTCGCCCCTTCTTTCTTAGAACCTCCTTTTGGAGAGAAGGATGCAATTATTGTAAGAGCTCGTATTGctattttctggaattttttggtaAAAGAATGTATTGCAgtgtttgccttttttttttttttccacccacgaaaatatgtaaaaaaaacATCATAAATTTAATAAGAGTTTGACATTTTTCTGAGATCCACATCCTACTTCCCCAAATGAATCTTTGGCCAATAAGGTGGCGTCAAATTATTTCTGGAGAAATTTGATATGATCAATTGTTGAACGAAGAATTAGGCGCATAAATATCACATAGGCTTTTTTCTGTTTCTAACTGTAGCTTAATCGATATGTCATCCGAAAAGAAATCATCctgtttaaaaaagaaaaagaagacaaCTTTGTGTAAAAAACGCTCCAATTTTCTAACAGTTGAGGTTGAAAGCAAAACATAATTCAATCAACCTTTTGGTAGACACTCCCTTTTGCGGAAATACAAGAATTTGCCGCTCTATTTATCAACATCTTTCAACTGAAAACACGGCGTTTAGCGTTTCTTGGTttcaaatgaagtgaaaataagTTCAACACATTACTAGAATGCTTGGTTCTAAGGTCGTTCATCACCTGAGAGCATATATACTAATTGTATTATACTGTGATTATATGATTAACTCACTAAAATAAATTATAGAagcaaagccaaaaaaaaagaaagaaaaaagggtgCTTAAACTGGCACAAAGCGAGAGTGGGCAGGGGATCGTGTGCAAATGCATATAGATATTTCTGCATATGCTGTCAAATCGAGGAAGTTTGTTTATACTTTTCAGTCAAAGATATCTTAAGCTCCATTTGGGGTTACGGTGCCttcgataaaaaaaataattttatatgcTAAAAGTATTTCTAAAGTGTTTGATCAACATTATCCCATAAAATTAGAAATAGAGCTCTTAGTGTTAAAAGCACTTTTAGCAAAGGTTCAAATTTGATGCTTTTAGAGTAgcttttgtgatttaaaaataaaatattaaatttaatccttTTATCCTTTATTATGaaccaaataaagagataatcacttttgaaaatcaaattacatattatctaatacaataattatttattGAACTATGTCTCCAAATAATATATTGAAAAGCACTTCAATAGTTAACAgta
This portion of the Coffea arabica cultivar ET-39 chromosome 2e, Coffea Arabica ET-39 HiFi, whole genome shotgun sequence genome encodes:
- the LOC113728707 gene encoding uncharacterized protein → MAKGVTSEPERIASSNLNNKPRYSKQHTPSSSSKISQFLHYSPKLSIYLLVTFTFLLILFQIQSLQIPSQPPTTNSWTFMRRWQNVINNTNLSTLAKQYCAQDLESTASKLRDAVTFLPLKDLRYTSSAQQGHTWFMSSMYDTHEEGEVQYQQFPSEASKGRLLCLKGRDTHEGAWNSYALAWPDTLPHNATLLKGVTFVSYNHYNYDNIWHGLSAMVPFVAWHIKNGCAAPTRWVLYHWGELRMKMGPWLRALMEATFGEPLYIEGFTHDQEVGGPDDHGNNDDDDDENPFCFEEAVVMRHNEGGMSRQRRIEVYDLLRCKARIYCNVSIEGRNAEVDEKAGVPVIGMTMFMRTGARSFRNPSAVIAIFEKECNKVEACRFRVAYSNNLTFCEQVKLMSSTDILISPHGAQLTNMFLMDRNSSVLEFFPKGWLKLAGVGQYVYHWIASWSGMKHQGAWRDPDGEKCPYPEDDRRCMSIFKSGLIGHNQTYFSEWARNVLDDVKMRKMEELACLMNEEKQHQHQNCYC